One Pelobates fuscus isolate aPelFus1 chromosome 8, aPelFus1.pri, whole genome shotgun sequence genomic window carries:
- the LOC134571279 gene encoding olfactory receptor 2B2-like, translated as MIWENKTIVMEFILLGLTNDPVFQIIIFVFFLNAYIIILCGNSLIILLTMRDSSLQTPMYFFLTNLSFVDIFYSTSTIPRLLKDLLSINKIISFSECAAQMYITLSLGECECVLLAIMAYDRYVAICYPLHYTTIINRSVCIRIATGTWLCGFILSISLVSLTLNVDRCGHNEINHFSCEVPEILSLGCGDILFAELSIFVFGVILLMTPVTFIVISYVKIIMTILQIASSAGQRKAFSTCGSHMLVVTMFYVSGMAAYMKPRSSSIPGTDKMISVFYNIVTPMFNPLIYTFRNKTVKTAIKKLKIKRIL; from the coding sequence ATGATTTGGgaaaataaaaccattgtgaTGGAATTTATTCTTCTTGGATTGACCAATGATCCTgtgtttcaaattattatttttgtatttttcctgAATGCATACATAATTATTTTATGTGGAAACTCTCTCATCATTTTATTAACCATGAGAGACAGCAGCCTCCAGACTCCAATGTATTTTTTCCTCACCAACCTTTCTTTCGTGGACATTTTCTATTCAACATCAACAATCCCCAGATTGCTAAAAGATTTACTGtcaatcaataaaattatttcTTTCTCCGAATGTGCAGCTCAAATGTATATTACACTTTCTTTGGGAGAATGTGAGTGTGTTTTACTTGCTATAATGGCTTATGATCGGTATGTAGCTATATGTTATCCTTTACATTATACCACTATTATCAACAGGTCTGTTTGTATCAGAATAGCTACTGGTACATGGTTATGTGGATTTATTCTGTCTATTTCCCTTGTTTCACTTACACTGAATGTAGATCGTTGTGGACATAATGAAATAAACCACTTTTCATGTGAAGTCCCAGAAATCCTATCACTTGGTTGTGGAGATATATTATTTGCTGAATTAAGTATCTTTGTTTTTGGTGTGATTTTGCTAATGACACCAGTCACTTTTATTGTAATATCCTATGTTAAAATTATCATGACAATCTTACAAATTGCTTCTTCTGCGGGACAACGAAAAGCCTTCTCTACCTGTGGATCTCACATGTTGGTTGTGACAATGTTTTATGTGTCAGGTATGGCTGCTTACATGAAACCTAGGTCAAGTTCTATCCCCGGAACAGACAAAATGATTTCagttttttataatattgttacACCAATGTTTAACCCTTTGATTTATACATTCAGGAATAAAACTGTTAAAACAgccataaaaaagttaaaaatcaaAAGGATACTctaa